The nucleotide sequence TTGCAATTTTGGAAATTGGAGATTGTACCTACCTTTGAAATGTGGTTGCGGGATTTAGGGAATGTAATACATGTGGAAAAGATTCGATACAATACCTCCAATAGAAGTCCAATGTTTTACACAATATGGCAGCCGATACTGGATAAATGGTCTAGTCCCGCTTCATAACTGGGTTGAcgatctgctgctactctgtgctgtactCCACTCAACATTTATTCTTGTCTTAACTACACTGCTTGTAATGACTATATGCTGTCTTCTTATACATGTACCACCTAAtaggattttgttttattttgtgtatgtgtgagttaagttttgttttgtcctctaaattggccatcccattaaacagtacaatgaatgtcattgttagtattgctgtcttttttatttgattttttattggaaaataataaacatattataaaaataaaaaaagtagtagcctaaacctatcgatgttacattgagatgggtgaatggaatatgaatgacagtcatccaatatgctgtaatagaaaacagatgttacattgagctgggtgaatggaatatgaatgacagtcatccaatatgctgtaatagaaaacagatgttacattgagctgggtgaatggaatatgaatgacagtcatccaatatgctgtaatagaaaacagatgttacattgagctggtgaatggaatatgaatgacagtcatccaatatgctgtaatagaaaacagatgttacattgagctgggtgaatggaatatgaatgacagtcatccaatatgctgtaatagaaaacagatgttacattgagctgggtgaatggaatatgaatgacagtcatccaatatgctgtaatagaaaacagatgttacattgagctgggtgaatggaatatgaatgacagtcatccaatatgctgtaatagaaaacagatgttacattgagctgggtgaatggaatatgaatgacagtcatccaatatgctgtaatagaaaacagatgttacattgagctgggtgaatggaatatgaatgacagtcatccaatatgctgtaatagaaaacagatgttacattgagctgggtgaatggaatatgaatgacagtcatccaatatgctgtaatagaaaaaaGGCCATGCTCATACAAAAATGGTACCAACCGCCACTGTTACGCGCacctacactcactcactcactcactcactcactcactcactcacacagacacacagacacacagacacacagacacacagacacacagacacacagacacacacacacacacacacacacacacacactctctctctctctcttgcctgccGTCGCTGGGTTTGTTCATGAAGCTCCACTTCATTCCGGTGGGGAAGccagctcctcctctccctctctctctctctctcttctctctgtctgttgctgcctgccctgctcctgacttgtcctccctccctctgtattccactctaccctctctctctctctctctctctctctctctctctctctctctctctcacctgccgTCACTGGGTTTGTTCATGAAGCCCCACTTCATGCCGGTGGGGAAGccagctcctcctctccctctcagaccAGACACCTTGACCTCATTCAGGATCCAGTCTGTCCCCTTCAGAAGGATCTCTTTAGTCTTATACCAGTCACCCCGACGCAGAGCACCCTTCAGACTGGGGACACAATGGGAAATATAGATCCCGTTTGAAATAGACCACTATCACCTAATAAGTCCTATGTACCTGATGTATGTATTGTTTTCACATATCATGTAATCTCAGGTAGGTTGAGGGAAGGGGACAAGGAGACAAGGACACTTTATGGATGGTGAAGAAGAGAAGAGTACTGTATGTGCATAGATTTGATggtatccagtgtgtgtctgtgcagagtgaTGTTAAGTTTGGGATGTTACTACCTCCAGTCATGACGGCCATACAAGTTTGTGAAAATTCGGTCTTGATCACTCAAGGGCCCAAATGTAGTCTTCTTTGGATTCTCCTAGCAACCCAGATAAACACACTAACATAACCATTTATGTAACGATAATAGGCTAGATGGAGACCTAGGCAGCTGTAGCCTAGTCTCGAAAACAGAAATGGTTTTAAACTACACTAGCTGATAGAAGGCTACCTGTTGCTTTGCTGCGGTGCTGTAGCGCTGGGCCAGATGAGGCGAGACGCACTGCTGCGCCGAGGCCGAGTGCGCACCTGTGCTCGCTAGCATCCGACGTAGCGTCAGCATCCTGGAACAGAGAACTTTGTTTGGAGCAAACTAGCTAGTCCAGTTAGCCAGCTACAGAGTTATTGCCCTAGTGCTCATTTAACAATCTATACTTGAATAAAGTTGCATGTAAGATATCAGCATATGGCATCTTATTATATGTACATTTGGCCAAACAAATTTTTAAAAGCGCACTTGCTAGTCCAAATAAATTAGCCTAGTTGAGCTAATTTAGCTGCTAAGAATGTTCTAGCTAACTAATCTCCATTCACCTTCCTGCCATTAGATGACCAATGACGTTGTTGAGAACCTGAAAGGTTTCCCTCTTTGGGTTGTTGCTTCTCTCCTAGACTTGTTCACTGCTGTCTCAAAAATGCCAAAACGTTCAGTTTAGTTAGCAGTGCAGTCGGTTGTTGGCCAGGCTAGCTAATTGGGTTAGCGAACTCAACTAGTGCTGCTAATTGGATTATGACGTTCCGTCTGCCTGCGACAACCCAAAGCCACCGGTGTCGAGGCTGGTTGACATTCCTCCCTGCATCATCGGCAGAAGTGAATCTGGGTACAGTGTGTGAAAGACTGAAGCTGAGAAGTTAGGCCTACTCAGTGCATGAACTTTTGTTGTGAATAATAATCTACTATAATTTAGTACTTTTTGCTGTGGGAAATCTATTGCACTGGGAATTTGAATTAGGCTCTGATCTTGTATCGGATGAATAAATGCACTAAATAAACGAGACCAAATGACAGAAGTTACAACTCATTTTCTACAATGTAATACAGTAGGAAACAGGCTGTAGACTAATACATTAGGCCTACCTAGGCTACCATCTATGGATATGGAACCATGCACTAGTGTCAAACAAATAAATAACAAACAGACAGGGATAGATCTTTGTTTATTTATCTGTTCTTTACATGATCTGAAACAAATGATGGGAAAATGAATTAATATCTCTGACAGAAGGTCCACCAAAAACGTAAAGACAAAAATGTATCCCTGATAGTGGTGTCTCTATTCAAAACAGACCCCAGATCCCTTCACCAAAGCAAAATAAAACGACATAAAGTTCCATAGAAACACCACGCTTCACAGCTGGCATAATGTTTCTCCCTCATTCACTCCCCAAGCTCTCGAAATGCTGGTAGCAACACCCCTCAACACAAAAAAAACTTTCAGCACAATGTGTGACTGGCTGGTTTCAATTGATGTACACTACATTGTACATGTTTTACCATACAAATGGATATCTACTATTCCTCAATTAGCTTTTATCTGACTTCCTCATAGTCATGTGGTACAAGGGGTTATATTGGAACCATACTATTGAGTGAAAGGTGTCACTACCTCTTCAGACACATGTATGAACATACATAGCCTACATATATACACAGCATATCTCCCCCACAATTTTGCATAATTACTTAGTGCATTGCTCAAGATTTCCTGAGAATAGTTGCAGCACAAAACCAAAAGTCCAAGGCAGCTTCACCCCTTTACATTGCAATCTCTTATCATGATTATTACACTACGCAGTAGAAAGAATATAGACCAATGTTATTATCAAGAATTGAAGGAACATTAAACAGATATCTTCTCTTACAATCATAAACGATACTGAGTGACGTCATGGAATGGATAAGGAGGTGAAACAAAAAAATTAAAAGCTCTCAATATTTTAGTGCAAATAAATCAGAAACAAGGAAAGTTCTTCTACATAGCGTGGAATGGATAGCACACACAGGTCCAGTCTGCTAGAGCTACATAAGCTTCAGGCTAGAGTTACAGCCCTCATAATTAGTTGTAAATAAAGAACATAACTCACTATCACCTAAAGAGTGACAGACTTTGAAGAAATAGTTGATTATCTGTAAGAAAAGTAGCCTTACACCTGCAATGGGCCACCCAAGATGGTCGCTGGCCTCCTAGAGACAGGCCCCCTAAGGGCCTATCTGTGACTTATACACACAGCTTTGACAgataacacaataacatacagtacatgttgaATCAACAACACAGTTCTCTCCCTAAGTGCAGTTGATGCTTATCTCTTTAACTGAAAGTGTGAAACAGCTACGGGTGGTGTGACAGTTGTCTTGTgctctaaagagagagagaaaggctcggtctgtctcttttccccctctcttttctgaTCCCTTCTTTCTCCCCCGGAGGATGGAATGTGCCAGTATTATTGCAGTACCTTTTCAGGGTGTGATGTGTTGTGCAAAACAAATGCAAAAGGAGGAAGAATAGCCAACAGAGGACCTTTCACCCAACAGGGCACTGGGTGTATGGGTCTTTGTTAGCCGTCACGTTAAGCACAATGCAGTTTTTCTTAAGACTCTAAAGGAAGCAGGTACGAAGCACTTCAACTGTGCCAGAAGGGGACCGAGCCAAGTGGTGTTGCGGGTCACTGTGTCAAACCCAGGGTCAGGTCACTGTGGATACCCTGGGTCGGGTCACTGTGGATACCCTGGGTCGGGTCACTGTGGATACCCTGGGTCGGGTCACTGTGGATACCCTGGATCGGGTCACTGTGGATACCCTGGGTCAGGTCACTGTGGATACCCTGGGTCAGGTCACTGTGGATACCCTGGGTCAGGTCACTGTGGATACCCTGGGTCAGGTCACTGTGGATACCCTGGGTCAGGTCACTGTGGATACCCTGGGTCAGGCCACACACACAGTTTCAACTGGAAAGccacaataaataacaataaataaataaataccgaGCAATCAAGAGATCaaggtctctccctccttcccttttggtctctccttttctctcgctctttttGCAATCAACAAAAAACGAGGAGTGCATGATCAGAAGACATTCTAAAGAAGGAAACTTTGGAAAGGAATTGTCCCCTGTCGATGTCAAAAAGTAAACGCTAAAGCAACAAACACACCTCTCATTAACAATCATCCAATGACCCTGCAGATGTAGTCTAGTTTTGGTCAGTCATTTTTCACAGAGCACTAGAGCTCCACAGAGAATCGAACCTATGGAAGCAGTCTCCAACCCTTCTAGCAGTCTGCAGCAGAGAACCGGGCAAATGAAGACAGGTCTTTTAACCAAACCGTGGCTCTAAAATCCCAGGATACCCTTAGAGTCATCCCACTGGtaacagacatcaattcaatgtctattccacgttggtttaatgtcatttcattgaaatgacgtggaaccAACAATGATTCAACCAGTGCGTGCCCATCTCAATCTATAGCTCTGGTGCTCCTGTGCTTGATCAAACTGATTGATTAGGAAGAAATAAACTGAAATCTTTGGTATCATCGGTGGCTCATAAAAGGGCATGAAAATCTACTTACAACAGACAGCAAAATAATAAGCCTTATTAAAATATGACTGTTACTGTTAGATAATGTCTTCAAAAGGAAACCTGGTGACTTGTTGCCATTGGCGACTAGCTCCACCAATAACCACTAGAGGGTAGTAGGGTACACCCAAAGTCAAACAGCAGATTCCACACCTACTACTATACTTACCTAACTTAGCAGGCGTAAAACAAACGCCTGAGTGGGTCGGAAGGAACCGGAAGCTACCGGTTTTCAGGCTTTGTGTCTTCTCTGCTTTTCCACTGAAAACCGGATGATTCTGGTTTCTTACTACCCCGCTGAGAGTGCTAGTATAGTGAGATGAAGAGTGATAGGGTTTAGTAGTGCCAGATGGATGTTGTACATACATTGTTTGAACTTCAGTAACATCTGATTGTTATATTACTCTAACAGCACTCTGCTCAAAAATACAGGATTTATTTTCTCTTCTGTTTTACATCTGGACACATAATTTCTCATCTCCTGACTTCAGTTTGCATAGTGAGAGAAAAGAACCCCATATCCCCATCAGCACATCTATGTGCAAAACATTCCCTCAATAAAGCCTTTTTATGTACAGCTAATAAGAATAACCACAGCATGAAATAAAAGAGAAATAATGGAAAATAGAAATAAAAGACAACTGAAATAAAAACAGAGAGCCAtgaaacaacaatgacaaatcaGAAACCCGTTTTCCATGATTCTTTCTCTATCGTTTAGTCTCTCTAAGCGCTTTGTAAGAAGGAGGTCCAGTCACCTGAGTGAGATCCCCATCCATACTGTAggtgccccacacacacacacacacacacacacacacacacacacacacacacacacacacacacacacacacacacacacacacacacacacacacacacacacacacacacacacacacacacacacacacacacacacacacacacacacacacacgcacacacatgcacacgcatacacatccatgcacgctcttctcttcctctcttctcactcgtcttcctcatcctcctctgcctcctcctctgcctccttaTCCCATCTTGCATGCTGAAGTGGAGGAGAGTGGCCCCCGCctgcctcctccccctccacccctttCACCCCCAGCTCCAGGCCTCTCCACAGCAGACCAGGGTAGGGTAACCTGTGAGGCCCTAGGAGGGCTATAGCTTGCTCCCCGTCAGCCTCCTCCTGGAACACCATTTGacctccagccccagccccatcTCCCAGGCTAACCATCCCAGCACGGGGGTGGAATGCTGAGGTGTGGGGCTGCAGGGCCAGATTCTCCAGCGGGTCGAGTTGGTCTGGAGAataacctcttcctcctcctctaacccttcTGCCCTCTTCCCCGTGGTCAGCCCCAGGCCCGCGCCTCGGCCGTGCCCGGGTACGGACCTCCAGGCAGCTGAGGCCCTTGCGGTGGCGCTGGAGGTGGTCCTCACGGGCGAAGGCCTTGTGGCAGAGCGGGCACTCGAAGGGGCGTGCCCCACTATGGAGAGACAGGTGGTTCTTCAGGTCGTAGGAATGCAGGAAGCGGGCAGGGCAGTGGGGGCAAGGGTACGGACGCTCCCCTGTGTGTTTACGCATGTGGATCTTCAACTTGTCATtcctgagagagaaaggaaagaggagaatgGCTCAGCATCATATGTAGAACAATGCTAGCTCTGTAATCTGTTACAGATAATAGTGTTAAACACACAGGTACATACCTGGTGATAATAGTGTTAAAACACACAGGTACATACCTGGTGATAATAGTGTTAAACACACAGGTACATACCTGGTGATAATAGTGTTAAACACACAGGTACATACCTGGTAAAGCGGACCCCGCAGGTCGAGCACTCGAATGGTTTCTCCCCGGTGTGTGTTCTCATGTGTCTGGGCAGCTTCCCTGCTCCGTGGATGATCTTCTGACAGACAGGACACTGCTGGGGGGTCTGAGACTTCCTcttcctaccccctcctcctgccCCTGTGGCCACCCCTTGCTCTGCCAGGGGGGCTGAAGTAAAGCTGGGCACCCCACCGTtccccactccctccatctcctcctcgtCTTCTGACAGCCTGTCgtctgagaggggaagaggggggttGGGGGCGAGGAGGCGCTCCTGAGGCCAGTGCACCCCTCCGTTGACTGCTGTACTCCCTCTCCCTGCATCCCTGCCCTGCTTCCACTCCCCGTTCTGTCCCGTGGTGGGGGGGTGTTCATCCTGCTCAGGGCTGGGGGGTCGGGTGGAGGGATGAGAGTGGGCCGCGTCTTGAACAGGtgaggggtgtggaggaggagtggaggggtgatggtgtgtgttaatGTTGGGGCGATGAGGGAGTGGCTGGTGGTGCGATGACTCCACCTTGGTGACTCTCCGTCTGTCTATCTTCCTCCGGGAGCCtttcttcatccccctctccacccttctctccctctccgcctgtaccctctcctcccccgtctcccACTCTACCTCCCCCGCCGTCTCCCCCAGTATGTCTCTACAGGCATCAACCACACACTGGATCCCCAGTAACTGAGctcctctcaacacatctctcatGCCAGAGCTGCGGATGGTCAGGGTGGCCGTGTAGGCAAACTCCAGCAGGGCATCCAGGGCATCGGGCGCGACACAGTCCAGCTGGCACACActgaaccctcctcctcctccccccgccTCGGCCCCTGCCTCGGCCCCCTCCTCCGCTCCAAACAGCCCGCGGAAGTAGAGGCTGACGGCAGCCATGACGGAGCGGTGGGTAGGGTAGCGGGCACCCCGCGAGGTCAGGGTGAGGTCACAGAGTAGCCCCGCCCTGCGCTGGGCGTTGAGGCGGAACAGGATCTCGCTGCTGTGCTCTGGGAAGGGGATCCCAATCAGACCGTCCTCTCCTGGAGACATCGCCACCTGCAGGAGGGAACAATTGGTTAGAATAACACAGACATTGAAGTTCAGGCTGAATCAAAATAATTCGGTGGCCACAGATGGGTTTTTTACATggaaaaaaaaacaagaatcaGACAaagttttttaaacatttcttcTGGTGTGGTGAATGTCAAGCAATGACATCAGAACAATATTGTGTATGCTTTTGATATAGATCACATTTCGTGGCTTTGAATACCAGAAAACAAATGCTGACATACCTAGAATACCTCAGTGCATGGACGTGTCCTTTGTCAAGTAAAACTGTGTTCGTTAATGCAGTCACGGTGCAGAGATATTTTGGTTGGTACTGTAGCTTTTCATTACTAACGTGACTTCCACAAAGAGCTCTCCTTCACGTGAGGGACCATATTAAACAAGAGCTTAGTGCCATCCCTCCTTCACGTGAGGGACCATATTAAAACAAGAGCTTAGTGCTATCTCTCCTTCACGTGAGGGACCATATTTAAACAAGAGCTTAGTGCTATCTCTCCTTCACGTGAGGGACCATATTAAACAAGAGTTTAGTGCCATCCCTCCTTCACGTGAGGGACCATATTAAAACAAGAGCTTAGTGCTATCCCTCCTTCACGTGAGGGACCATATTAAACAAGAGCTTAGTGCTATCCCTCCTTCACGTGAGGGACCATATTAAACAAGAGCTTAGTGCTATCCCTTAACGTGAGGGACCATATTAAACAAGAGCTTAGTGCTATCCCTCCTTCACGTGAGGGACCATATTAAACAAGAGCTTAGTGCTATCCCTCCTTCACGTGAGGGACCATATTAAAACAAGAGCTTAGTGCTATCCCTCCTTCACGTGAGGGACCATATTAAACAAGAGCTTAGTGCTATCCCTCCTTCACGTGAGGGACCATATTAAACAAGAGCTTAGTGCTATCCCTTAACGTGAGGGACCATATTAAACAAGAGCTTAGTGCTATCCCTCCTTCACGTGAGGGACCATATTAAACAAGAGCTTAGTGCTATCCCTCCTTCACGTGAGGGACCATATTAAAACAAGAGCTTAGTGCTATCCCTCCTTCACGTGAGGGACCATATTAAACAAGAGCTTAGTGCTATCCCTCCTTCACGTGAGGGACCATATTAAACAAGAGCTTAGTGCCATCCCTCCTTCACGTGAGGGACCATATTAAACAAGAGCTTAGTGCTATCCCTCCTTCAAtcactcctcccttctccctcgaACTACCATCCCCTCAACCCCAGATTACGACATCAGGAAAAAGTGATTTTGGCAGAGGGGGTGGGAAGGGGGGACAACTGGGAGGATCAGAAGGGGTAGAGGAGAAAggggtgccagagagagagagagagaaaggggtgccagagagagagagaaaggggtgccagagagagagagaaaggggtgccagagagagagaataatatatattaataatatataataatatatgccatttagcagacgcttttatccaaagcgacttacagtcatgtgtgcatacattctacgtatgccAGAggggtgccagagagagagagagagagagagagagagagagagagagagagagagagagagagagagagagagagagagagagagagagagagagagagagagagagagagagagagagagagagagagagagagagagagagagagagagagagagagagagagagagagagagagagagagagagtgtgtgtgtgtcagtggttgATAGTATTAGCTCCTTGAttaaaaatagagagagagacgaaggtgaggaagagacagaaagaggaaggtGAAAGAGAGGAGTCAGACTGTACTGGGGAcgacgtccacacacacacaaggtgatAGAGCTTTTGCGTATGTCACATTGTCAAAGGAAGATTCAAGTtatatggatgtatttcaagtcagGATTCTGCTCACTGAGTCTAACCTTAACAGTGTGCGGTGTGGTATTTCCTGAAACAGAACTTTGACTTTAGGAAAGTGAAAACAGAGAAGAGTTCATGTTGGGTAAAACAAGACGTGTTTAGAAGTGTTTATGTGAGGATAACAGAAGCttgttcttctcctcccttcttttgAAGACCTCATCACCCACTCCGTGTCCTCCCTTTCACACATGCCCTCCAGGGGAGGTGTataatggaggaagagagtgagagagtgtgaaacagagagagcaTTTAGGCCTACAGCGGAAGTTTGTGTCTTACTCCATTTTACTAATCCATAGACTACTTTCTAGGTAGGTTACCAGGTCTATAGAAGTCTATATTGTCTATGTATCCATATGATGAGGTTAATTTATAACACCCAAgggctctcctctcctgttcccctGGCTCTCACCTAACCCCCTCTCCTGTTCCACAGTACCACTCACCTGAGCAGACTACATTTTCCACAAACAACAGACtaactcccccctcctcccccacctttGTCTCCCTCCCATAGCAACCACCAACAGCCCCCTAACCATCCTATAATACTGTCCACATAGCACCCTGGAGGGGCTCTCCTCGACGACAGTACATTCTGTTTCACCTGACTAACCTGCTACAAGACACACCccattaaatacacacacacacacattgcgtGTCTCTCTCTTGGCTCCCCGAGTCCCCATTGTTCAGTTTGTGGTCTGTTGATCTTCATGCAatgtcaaaaacacacacaccccacccataCAGTCCACACACTAACGTTCATATCATCGCTCTTCAACAGAAACCCCAATCCCACCTGTATCAACAGAACCTTACCCAAACCTTACCCTCCCAACCTCAACCCATCAGCTGTGTCTAAATCCAAACGGCACCCCTACCTTTCCTGCCTGCATGGCTGATAGAGGGACCGTCGACTGGAGGCGATGCTGTGTCTGTGTCATGGCATAAGTGTTTTTGTACTTCAGTCTTCCTCGCTCTTACTTGCTTCTTCCTTCCTATGTTACAGCCTTCtattctccctcgctctccttaaACCTTTAACTCTTCAAGTTCAGAGAAGTTGGGGTTACGCGTTCATCCTTGGGGAtgtctacctctttctctctcgctcgctctctctcttcctgttttatGAAAAGAAGGTGCATGGCggcggagagagagattgagagatacccctccctcttctcgcCCACGCGCCCCTCTCTCCAAAATACAGTGGGTCCATTTTCCGAAACGAGCGATCGTAAGTTTCCGAAATACATAACTTCCTGGCCTGCCCCTCCCCGACCACAgatctgacctctgaccttggcTGATGGACAGGTAGGAGGGATGTTTGTCCATCTGTCTAGACAGGTGGGGGGAACTTGGGTACAATAGTCTAACGTGGCTTCTTCTtctcaaagaagaagaagaaagagaaaggaagccGTGCTGggctattgagatgcagcccgtGGTCTCATCCTTCAGCCACCAGCCACTTATGCACAGAATTAAGGATCTCTATGTACCTACATTACTGATGAGGGACCTTGAAAGAAGCTCAAAAATACCCTACAACATTGTCAAATATGTGCAAATTTAGCCAAGTCAGCCAACATCAACATTGTTAAAGTAGAAGTAACGTAAGAACCAAAATTATATTGGTGCTGTGAGTCATAATAGACCCAGCCACAGACATCAAGGTAGGTATTAGATGAACCAACCAACATGCCATATTACAGATGGTCTGTGATGATGATAAAGTCACATTAGAACAATCTATAAGGCAACTTTGACTGACTCTGTGAAGTCTTCTCCAAATGAAAGCTTGTTCACTAAAACAACTCTTAACATGTAACATTCTCACCGCTGACATGGGTCTGTGCCACCACCGCTCTCAGAGCAGGTAGGAAGTGATTTCAGGGAGATTTGTTCGCGGTGTCTCCTACACTCGTAAGCATCTAAAACAACGCCCTGGAAAAAGCTGTAGACGAGGAGGACATCGACGGTGCTGCCAGAAAGGTCTAAATCCCCACcgaaaacactgtgtgtgtgtgtgtgtgtgtgtgtgtgtgtgtgtgtgtgtgtgtgtgtgtgtgtgtgtgtgtgtgtgtgtgtgtgtgtgtgtgtgtgtgtgtgtgtgtgaacctgtcATGAGGCACAAAACAATAAGATGAGATGAG is from Oncorhynchus gorbuscha isolate QuinsamMale2020 ecotype Even-year linkage group LG19, OgorEven_v1.0, whole genome shotgun sequence and encodes:
- the LOC124005817 gene encoding zinc finger and BTB domain-containing protein 7B-like isoform X2; its protein translation is MSPGEDGLIGIPFPEHSSEILFRLNAQRRAGLLCDLTLTSRGARYPTHRSVMAAVSLYFRGLFGAEEGAEAGAEAGGGGGGFSVCQLDCVAPDALDALLEFAYTATLTIRSSGMRDVLRGAQLLGIQCVVDACRDILGETAGEVEWETGEERVQAERERRVERGMKKGSRRKIDRRRVTKVESSHHQPLPHRPNINTHHHPSTPPPHPSPVQDAAHSHPSTRPPSPEQDEHPPTTGQNGEWKQGRDAGRGSTAVNGGVHWPQERLLAPNPPLPLSDDRLSEDEEEMEGVGNGGVPSFTSAPLAEQGVATGAGGGGRKRKSQTPQQCPVCQKIIHGAGKLPRHMRTHTGEKPFECSTCGVRFTRNDKLKIHMRKHTGERPYPCPHCPARFLHSYDLKNHLSLHSGARPFECPLCHKAFAREDHLQRHRKGLSCLEVRTRARPRRGPGADHGEEGRRVRGGGRGYSPDQLDPLENLALQPHTSAFHPRAGMVSLGDGAGAGGQMVFQEEADGEQAIALLGPHRLPYPGLLWRGLELGVKGVEGEEAGGGHSPPLQHARWDKEAEEEAEEDEEDE
- the LOC124005817 gene encoding zinc finger and BTB domain-containing protein 7B-like isoform X1, which gives rise to MTQTQHRLQSTVPLSAMQAGKVAMSPGEDGLIGIPFPEHSSEILFRLNAQRRAGLLCDLTLTSRGARYPTHRSVMAAVSLYFRGLFGAEEGAEAGAEAGGGGGGFSVCQLDCVAPDALDALLEFAYTATLTIRSSGMRDVLRGAQLLGIQCVVDACRDILGETAGEVEWETGEERVQAERERRVERGMKKGSRRKIDRRRVTKVESSHHQPLPHRPNINTHHHPSTPPPHPSPVQDAAHSHPSTRPPSPEQDEHPPTTGQNGEWKQGRDAGRGSTAVNGGVHWPQERLLAPNPPLPLSDDRLSEDEEEMEGVGNGGVPSFTSAPLAEQGVATGAGGGGRKRKSQTPQQCPVCQKIIHGAGKLPRHMRTHTGEKPFECSTCGVRFTRNDKLKIHMRKHTGERPYPCPHCPARFLHSYDLKNHLSLHSGARPFECPLCHKAFAREDHLQRHRKGLSCLEVRTRARPRRGPGADHGEEGRRVRGGGRGYSPDQLDPLENLALQPHTSAFHPRAGMVSLGDGAGAGGQMVFQEEADGEQAIALLGPHRLPYPGLLWRGLELGVKGVEGEEAGGGHSPPLQHARWDKEAEEEAEEDEEDE